The following coding sequences are from one Musa acuminata AAA Group cultivar baxijiao chromosome BXJ2-4, Cavendish_Baxijiao_AAA, whole genome shotgun sequence window:
- the LOC103982952 gene encoding uncharacterized protein LOC103982952, protein MDMRRPPRTVSDPKVRQVGFVTPSEAPPTRSLSDAPTTVAAAASAASASSPPSGEISLPGSSLSPVMIPPPRHASSDGRPSAPVAVPNPASSLRRESLRIRVGSYNASEVVLGTPPSASPSSRTDNAASEFSEETMSPWHGKSGTAKVASSFPGSSSEMIVMKTGVGGGGGAGSTPKSPLTTASVVKTLPGISEKEREVLMGTQNDGAGVSKTLKEKTTKAERRALQEAQRAAKAAAKEAGAGVKPSAASGSAVVANTKQGKVVKPPSQKKDGPQIAPPSGSSEKKVVDRPPEKDRKKDVPAPRMQFDDKHRVEKAKRRAVVNQFEAKNRVELFRHLPQYIHGTQLPDLEGKFFQLDPMHPSVYKVGLQYLSGQISGGNARCIAMLLAFREAIRDYSTPPEKALVRDLTAKISSYVSFLIECRPLSISMGNTIKFLKNRIAKLPDTMSESEAKSSLQSDIDRFINEKIVIADKVIIRHAVTKIRDGDVLLTYGLSSVVEMILVYAHEVGKQFRVVIVDSRPKLEGQVLLHRLVAKGLNCTYTHINAISYIMHEVTRVFLGAASVLSNGTVYSRVGTACVAMVANAFRVPVLICCEAYKFHERVQLDSICSNELGDPDVISKVSGRQDLNHLDNWADNENLQLLNLSYDATPSDYVSMIITDYGMLPPSSVPVIVREYRRENLWI, encoded by the exons ATGGACATGCGACGGCCTCCCCGGACGGTCAGCGACCCCAAGGTCCGCCAGGTCGGCTTCGTTACCCCCAGCGAGGCGCCGCCTACCCGTTCCCTCTCCGACGCACCTACCACGGTTGCCGCGGCCGCCTCGGCCGCCTCGGCTTCCTCTCCTCCATCTGGAGAAATCTCCCTCCCTGGCAGCTCCCTCTCCCCCGTCATGATCCCCCCGCCCCGCCACGCCTCCTCCGACGGCCGCCCCTCCGCCCCCGTTGCCGTTCCCAATCCCGCCTCCTCGCTCCGCCGCGAAAGCCTTCGGATCCGGGTGGGCAGCTACAATGCGTCGGAGGTCGTGCTCGGGACGCCCCCCTCGGCGTCACCATCTAGCCGAACGGATAACGCGGCCTCCGAGTTTTCGGAAGAGACCATGTCTCCATGGCATGGAAAGAGTGGAACGGCAAAGGTCGCGTCCTCCTTCCCAGGGAGTAGCAGTGAGATGATTGTGATGAAGACTGGTGTTGGTGGCGGCGGAGGCGCTGGCAGTACTCCAAAGAGCCCGTTGACGACTGCATCCGTGGTGAAGACGCTGCCTGGTATTTCAG agaaagaaagagaagtgttAATGGGGACACAAAACGATGGGGCTGGGGTATCAAAGACACTGAAGGAGAAAACAACAAAAGCCGAGAGGCGTGCCCTCCAAGAGGCTCAACGTGCCGCAAAAGCTGCAGCAAAGGAAGCTG GTGCTGGAGTCAAGCCCTCCGCTGCCTCAGGAAGTGCAGTTGTTGCAAACACAAAGCAGGGCAAAGTTGTGAAACCTCCTTCTCAAAAGAAAGATGGACCTCAAATTGCACCTCCCTCTGGATCTTCTGAAAAGAAGGTTGTTGATCGTCCTCCTGAAAAGGATCGGAAGAAAGATGTTCCTGCTCCACGTATGCAATTTGATGATAAAcatagggttgagaaggcaaaacgaCGTGCAGTAGTTAATCAATTTGAGGCTAAAAACAGAGTTGAATTGTTCCGGCATTTGCCTCAATATATACATGGAACTCAGCTTCCTGATCTTGAAGGAAAGTTCTTTCAACTTGATCCAATGCATCCTTCTGTTTACAAG GTTGGACTCCAGTACTTGTCTGGTCAAATATCAGGTGGCAATGCTCGTTGTATTGCAATGCTTCTTGCATTTCGAGAGGCAATCCGAGACTATTCTACACCCCCTGAAAAAGCTCTTGTCCGAGATCTGACTGCAAAAATCAGTAGTTATGTCTCATTTCTGATTGAATGTAGACCTCTTTCGATTAGCATGGGAAACActatcaagtttttgaaaaataggaTTGCTAAATTACCAGATACCATGTCAGAATCGGAAGCCAAATCTAGTCTTCAATCTGATATTGATCGTTTCATAAATGAGAAAATAGTAATTGCTGATAAGGTTATCATTAGGCATGCTGTCACCAAGATCAGAGATGGGGATGTTCTTCTAACATATGGATTATCGTCTGTTGTTGAAATGATACTAGTATATGCTCACGAGGTTGGGAAACAGTTTCGTGTTGTGATTGTTGATTCTCGTCCAAAGCTTGAAGGGCAGGTGTTGCTCCACAGACTGGTGGCCAAGGGCCTTAACTGCACTTATACACATATTAATGCAATTTCATACATCATGCATGAAGTCACACGGGTTTTTCTGGGAGCTGCTTCAGTGCTGTCTAATGGAACAGTTTACTCAAGAGTTGGAACAGCATGTGTAGCTATGGTCGCAAATGCTTTCCGGGTTCCCGTTCTCATATGTTGTGAGGCATATAAGTTTCATGAAAGGGTGCAGCTGGATTCTATATGTTCAAATGAGCTAG GTGATCCAGATGTCATTTCGAAGGTTTCTGGACGGCAAGATTTAAACCATCTGGATAATTGGGCTGACAATGAGAATCTGCAGCTTCTAAATCTTTC TTATGATGCAACACCGTCTGATTATGTGTCAATGATTATCACAGATTATGGAATG